The DNA window ttggaagtgtccaccttatagctgCGGACAACTTTTTTTGTGAGCGCGGACAAATAAaatggggctgtggacaaaaaaagggggcggggctattggggctgtccgcctatagtggatactcttagggcatccacaatggggcgccctatagtccgccctatagggcgccctatgctccgccacatcagcatttcatcctcctacccttccacctgcagtgggatgccCTATAGTCTGCCCTaggcattttatttatttgaatatttaaaacattacaaaaattggaaaaaaacttcatttcattaaaaTCCAAACATTACactacgaaataaaaaaaaactacaaattcttAACGGtctcaaacttcttcaatcatgtcgttcatgagctgagcatggtcttgttggttgcgcattgaggtctgtctagatagaacctcattgaagcccatcggtaatcctcgaaTGTGGGGCATGGCCGCCGTGCTGAAGCTAGATTCACCTTCATTATCGCCCCAATCGGTGACtcttccaccttcgtgttcgactatcatgttatgcaagatgatgcacgcatacatgacatcggcgatgacgtTCTTGTACCAGAACCGCACCGGACccttcactattgcccaccgcactcggagcacaccaaatgcccgttccacatccttccgcgcagcCTCCTACCTTTGCGcgaataaaactctcttctcacccattgggcagctgatcgtcttcaaaaAAACAGGCCATCTCGGGTATATGTCATCGACCAAGTAGTACCCATATGATATTGGCGTCCGTTGGCAGTGAagtcgatggccgggccgttgccattgcattgctcggtgaagaggttggatgagttgaggacgttgatgtcgttgtttgaccccgctacaccgaagtaagcatgccagatccagagccgatggtcagcgacggcttcgaggatcattgTAGGTTGGCAGCCCTTGTATCAACTGgcaaattggcctctccacgccgtcgggcaattcttccactcccagtgcatacaatcgatgctctctagcattccaggaaagtcgtgcgccgtctcgtgtaTCTTCATCAGGGTCTGGCAATCCTCAGCAGTCGACTTTCGCAAATAGGTGTTGCTATAAGCCTCCAtaactcccctacaaaaattcatcaggcactcgcggccagttgtctccccgacgtgaaggtactcgtcgcacatgtccgccgtggtgccgtaggccagcTGCCGGAGCGCaaccgtgcacttttgcaacggcgtaagtccgggtctgccgatgccatcttcccgatactggaagtattcatcacgtgcctCCAACGTTTGGACAATGTTGAGAAAAAAATCTCGCCGCATTCTAAAACGGCGGTGAAAAACCGTCGGGCCCCACCATGGTTGCTCGTCAAAATAGTTTGTGAACAGACGTTGGTGGTGAGCTACGTCGTGCTCGCAGCGGACAAACGTCTGATGTCGAATCGGACGTGGGATCCGCACCGCCTTGGCCTGCTCCGCCGCTTCGCGCTCCATTTCGGCCAAGCATTCCGCCGCAGCCTCATGAACGCAATCGAATAAGGCCCGAGTCAAGGCTCGAGTAATAccctccgaggtactccagtcgtcgtcGGGTCTAATTTTTTTCAGTGAGAAAGATTGGGAGTGAAATATTGGTGTGGGgaaagtgagagatgagagagaattattggtgtgggaaatagaagagaaatgagggtttaaatagataaaaattttgaaaaaaaaggaaaacgcgttgcatcgtccgcgtgacccgcagtggggcggacgatacctCAGACGATGCGTGTTCcgacgccatcgtccgcggccgatgtatagggcgcggacgatgcaatgcATCGGGCATGCATCGTCCGCATGACTACAGTGGTGGATGCTCTTACGGTGTCAATTGGCCAAAGACTCTGCACTAGAAAATTTCAGGAAATAAATTTTTCACAGTTGAGATACTGGAACCAtagaaataaatgaaaaatcatTATTAATGCGACTTGAAAAAAAGTTAATCCATGCCACAGGCTACATGGGTAGGGGAGAGGTTTCACTCAAAAGTAAAGGGAATCAAGTCATCAATCACTCTCAATTTATGGATACATAAACTAATATTGCAAAAATATACTCACAATACacagaaactggaaaactccgACAAATAAGAGGGGGTTATGTTATGATGGCTAGTTATAAAACAATTCTTGTTTACTGacaaatgatcaaaatataagATCACAAGGGTATCAACGGCTGCATTTGTGACATTACCACAAAGATATGCTGTGTTTTGCGGGCAACGAGGTTGAGCTATTGAGTTCGGCTCCTGCTATTCTCTGCAGCCCTTACTTGCGAGAAATACGGATGAGCCTAGAATAAGATTAGTCGAGCACAAGATAAGAATTTGGAAAAGAACATTCCAATGAAAAGACATAAGATAGGTTAACAAGCACTGTGACGGAGACGGACATTTCACGATGGGGCCAAAAAGACATTTCATAGCTTCACCAACAAAGTTTATCTTGAAATCAAAACATAAGTTAAAACTCACACTTTCAGTTTTTTTAACAAATGTCAAAAGGtcggatttttttaaaaattaattgcaTGTACATATACAAAGTATGCCCAAAAAATTTCGTTTTCTGCAACTAGAATGCAATAGTAATATTCAAAATGCAGGGGGCAGTGTAGCTCAGTCGATGATAACAAGTACTATAAGTTAGCAAGACAGTGAAGAACATACCATAGCTTCCCTTGCTGTGAGCCTATCTTGATGATCATATCGCAGGAGTTTGTCGAGGAAATCGATGGCCTGTCAGAGTAAGACAAAATTTCTAAATTTGGAAAAAGAGGAAATTGATTTATGAATTTCACTCGTATAAATAATTTTGCTTATAATTTTAAAGGGTTGAAGAAGGGATGAAAGAACAAAGTATGACCTCTGGTGACACAAGATGCTGATTATCTGAATTAACAAACTTCGACCATGGTTTCCTGCTATGCCTGAGAAATGGAAAGCATCTAGTTAAGTCACAGCCAAAGACCAGCTTTCATCTAAAATATTTTACTATAGATAGGTTGAGTTAAAGGTTAAATTTGGATTCATTTTGTAACTCTTAGCAAATAGCATACCTTCCAACAAGAGCTTCTAATTGAGGATCAAGCTCCAATTGGTACTTGTGTAGATACGCATTTAACTCATCAGTCCCAAGGACCTGGAGGAGAAAATCTCAAATCAGATGAGTTGCATAGGAGATCCACAAACTTTAAGAGATTATCAGCTGTGCCACTATATTACTTTGTGTCTCTATTAGTACAACCCATGAGTATTTAAATATATGGGGGTTGAATTACATACAATTACTCAATGGGCAAGCCTACGTATTTACCTTAGAGATTTTCACAAGTTGATCCTGGTTATCATGTCCATAGAAAAAAGGTTCTTTCCGAAAAATCTGCATTACCAACATGAAAAAAAGATAAGGACAATGAAGGAACAAACATCGATGGGACTGATAAAGTGACCCATTCAATTATCTAACCATCCCGGCAAACATGCAACCCAGGCTCCACATATCCAAGGAATAGTCATAGTCTTGCAAGTCAACGAGTAGTTCCGGACCCTTGAAGTATCTGAATCAATAGAAAAGATttcacataatcatatcaaccAGCTAACAGTTTCTGAGTTTCATTCCAGAAACATATACAACCTCAGAAATCTACTATTAACAAGCAAAATTGAAATGAAGAACGTAATCCTTCCGATAATCCATAGTCTGATATTACAAACTCTGAAATCTACTATTCTCAAGCAAATTGAAATCAAGAACGTAATCCTTCCCATAATCCATACACTGATATACTAACTAAATAGCAGGCAGCAATACCTAATTGGAGATTGGATCCACCAAAAtcgaataaaaataaatggGAAATGCTTAGACCAAAACTGAACACATGCCCGCATGGCTCTATGCTAACAACATACAAAAATCAATTTAGGCCAATAGAATATACAGAGATTAAGTCATTTATATTGGTTTCCATAgaaagttttaaaataaaagataggGCCAGCTAGGCAGGTAGGGTATCTGATCGAAATAAGTATTCATGACTCCAAAATTATTATAGATTAGATACGACTGAAAgtgaataaaaatgaaaataagcaTGTGATGGCATCCAACATATACAAATACATATAAGTTTGTATATGCACTAAATATATAAAGTAACTGTACTTAACATATAAAGTATATGCACTTTCGTGATCCTGGGTTCGAAATTCGAATCATACGGGACACAATTACAAGACCATGAAAGTGCAGTTACCTTATATGTTAAATGTTGCTATTACTCTATACTCTATAGGTTAGCTGCAAGATTCATAATTTTACGAAAAAAACAAGTTTTTAATATAACCCTAACTATAAATGAGCTAAATAGGTCTACTTATATTCTCCCATTCCTATGTTTTTTCTCACCAACACAACTCCAACAGGAAGAAAATTCAGGAAGGATATTGTATCCATATGTATCCTAATGGCATGAGTATGTCTCTGGAAATGAAATGTCAGAGCATCAGAGGCAAAAATATCATACTACTAAAGATAATCAAAAGGAATGATGAAAATAGTAACTCAACAAATCTAGTTAAGAAAcatgaagaaggagaagaaaataCATAAAGGAAAAAAATTCACCAGCAATTGCCCTAAAGCAAATAGCCACAATGTACCTTGAAGCAACACGAACATTATACTCTTTGCCAGGGTGGTAAAATTCTGCAAGACCCCAGTCAATCAAGCGAAGCTTTCGCAATTCATGGTCTATCATCACATTATGAGGCTTAACATCTCTGTGCATTATTCCCTGGGAGTGACAGTAATCCAGTGCCTACACAGTAATCAATGGCAATAGTTTTGAAATACTATCAAACAATACAAGTGATAGAGATCATTATTCAGTTATAGTTATCTTTTA is part of the Salvia splendens isolate huo1 chromosome 22, SspV2, whole genome shotgun sequence genome and encodes:
- the LOC121787684 gene encoding casein kinase II subunit alpha-2-like, coding for MSKARVYADVNVLRPREYWDYENLTVQWGDQDDYEVVRRVGRGKYSEVFEGINVNSNERCIIKILKPVKKKKIKREIKILRNLCGGPNVVKLLDIVRDQHSKTPSLIFEFVNSTDFKVLYPTLTDYDIRYYIYELLKALDYCHSQGIMHRDVKPHNVMIDHELRKLRLIDWGLAEFYHPGKEYNVRVASRYFKGPELLVDLQDYDYSLDMWSLGCMFAGMIFRKEPFFYGHDNQDQLVKISKVLGTDELNAYLHKYQLELDPQLEALVGRHSRKPWSKFVNSDNQHLVSPEAIDFLDKLLRYDHQDRLTAREAMAHPYFSQVRAAENSRSRTQ